The following coding sequences lie in one Vibrio aerogenes genomic window:
- the malE gene encoding maltose/maltodextrin ABC transporter substrate-binding protein MalE, translated as MKKALSTVAVCTLAALGSLSVFSTNAAIQEGQLTIWINGDKGYDGLARVGKLFEADTGVPVKVVHPDGLQDKFPQTAATGDGPDIVFWAHDRFGGYAEAGLLTEVHPSKAIKDGMVSFAWDAVKYKGKYIGYPIAVESLSLIYNKDLVPVPPKNWEEVAALDAKLKKQGKSAMMWNLKEPYFTWPLMAADGGYAFKYNPASGYDVKDVGVDLIGVKMAMKFLKGMINQKVISPDMDYSVSEAEFNKGHTAMTINGPWSWGNIEKSGINYGVTTLPKFNGQPSRPFVGVLSAGISTASPNKDLAVEFIENYLLTNQGLKLVNDDKPLGAVALKSFEKILAKDPRIAATMENAMNGEIMPNIPQMSAFWSSVKNAIINIADGRQPVDAALSDARKQMTR; from the coding sequence ATGAAAAAAGCTCTGAGTACTGTTGCTGTCTGCACCTTAGCTGCGCTTGGATCATTGAGTGTTTTTAGTACGAATGCTGCCATTCAGGAAGGTCAGTTAACCATCTGGATTAATGGCGACAAAGGTTATGATGGTCTGGCACGTGTCGGGAAATTATTTGAAGCAGATACCGGGGTTCCGGTTAAAGTCGTCCATCCTGATGGTTTGCAGGATAAGTTTCCGCAAACAGCGGCAACCGGAGACGGGCCGGATATTGTTTTCTGGGCCCATGATCGGTTTGGTGGTTATGCTGAAGCCGGACTTTTGACCGAAGTTCATCCTTCCAAAGCGATTAAAGATGGCATGGTCAGTTTTGCCTGGGATGCGGTGAAATATAAAGGAAAATACATTGGTTATCCGATTGCGGTTGAGTCACTTTCTTTAATCTACAACAAAGACCTTGTTCCTGTGCCACCGAAGAATTGGGAAGAGGTGGCAGCACTTGATGCGAAGCTGAAAAAACAGGGAAAATCAGCCATGATGTGGAACCTGAAAGAGCCCTATTTTACCTGGCCGCTCATGGCCGCAGATGGCGGATATGCATTCAAATACAATCCGGCCAGTGGGTATGATGTGAAAGATGTCGGCGTTGATCTGATTGGTGTGAAGATGGCAATGAAATTTCTGAAAGGTATGATCAATCAGAAGGTTATTTCACCGGATATGGATTACTCGGTTTCCGAAGCAGAATTTAACAAAGGACACACGGCGATGACAATCAATGGGCCGTGGTCGTGGGGTAACATTGAAAAATCCGGCATAAATTATGGCGTCACCACGTTACCGAAATTTAATGGTCAGCCTTCAAGACCTTTTGTCGGTGTACTGTCTGCCGGTATCAGTACTGCTTCACCAAACAAAGACTTAGCAGTTGAATTTATTGAAAATTATCTGCTAACGAATCAGGGGTTAAAACTGGTCAATGACGATAAACCTCTTGGCGCAGTTGCATTGAAGTCATTTGAAAAAATATTGGCGAAAGATCCCCGGATTGCAGCGACCATGGAGAATGCCATGAATGGTGAAATTATGCCGAACATTCCCCAGATGAGCGCTTTCTGGAGTTCGGTTAAAAATGCGATCATCAATATAGCAGATGGTCGTCAGCCGGTAGATGCTGCGTTGTCTGATGCCAGAAAACAAATGACCAGATAA
- the malF gene encoding maltose ABC transporter permease MalF: MQLVQGSGVHASMNILSGKKMLLKWGVLLIIGICNGYASILMFSRGELAFAMLTIVLTALAIYIFGSRKTYAHRYIYPGIAGMILFILFPLLYTVGLSFTNYSAKNQLSLERAQSVLLAQTFRSGKNFPFTLYQGEEGYRIIINAGGKQLTTAPFDFHKLSRERMSLSVSDASLAGLKKVKLKTVIQHRKQLGQTTLQMPDGALVRMNGLRKFAAISPLYSRIDKGQTLHNHQTGQDLKPNMSTGFYQPVDEAGAFTGQPVSPGFIVRTGTANFQRVWQDEGIKEPFVSIFIWTVVFSVATVVLTLAIGLILASLVQWEALKGRAVYRVLLILPYAVPAFISILIFKGLFNQSFGEINLVLKALFGLSPAWFSDPFLARSMVIIVNTWLGFPYMMILCMGLLKAIPDDLYEASAIDGAGPFYNFMKITVPLMIKPLTPLLIASFAFNFNNFVMIYLLTSGGPNMIGTSEPAGYTDLLVSYTYRIAFEGSGGRDFGLASAIATLIFLLVGALALFNLRFTRLEQD; encoded by the coding sequence ATGCAGTTAGTTCAGGGGTCCGGGGTTCATGCTTCTATGAACATACTTTCCGGCAAAAAAATGCTTCTCAAATGGGGAGTGTTACTCATCATCGGTATATGCAATGGTTATGCGAGTATTTTGATGTTTTCCCGTGGAGAACTGGCGTTTGCGATGTTAACCATCGTATTAACCGCGCTGGCGATCTATATATTCGGCAGCCGGAAAACATATGCGCATCGCTATATTTATCCGGGTATTGCCGGCATGATTTTGTTTATTTTATTTCCGTTGCTTTATACCGTCGGATTGTCATTTACCAATTACAGCGCTAAAAATCAGTTATCACTGGAACGTGCGCAATCTGTCTTGCTTGCTCAAACGTTTCGGAGCGGGAAAAACTTCCCCTTCACGCTTTATCAGGGGGAGGAAGGATACCGGATTATCATCAACGCTGGTGGCAAGCAGTTGACGACCGCCCCTTTTGATTTTCATAAACTATCTCGTGAGCGGATGAGTTTATCTGTATCTGATGCTTCCTTAGCCGGACTGAAGAAAGTCAAACTGAAAACTGTGATTCAACACCGCAAGCAATTAGGACAGACGACATTGCAGATGCCGGACGGTGCGCTAGTCAGAATGAATGGCCTAAGGAAATTTGCAGCGATTTCACCTTTATACAGCCGGATCGATAAGGGACAGACACTTCATAATCATCAGACAGGACAAGACCTCAAACCCAATATGTCGACAGGGTTTTATCAGCCGGTCGATGAAGCAGGGGCTTTTACAGGACAGCCCGTTTCTCCTGGTTTTATTGTCAGGACAGGCACGGCAAATTTTCAACGGGTCTGGCAGGATGAAGGCATCAAAGAACCCTTTGTCAGTATTTTTATCTGGACGGTGGTCTTCTCAGTTGCAACCGTTGTGTTGACACTGGCAATCGGCCTGATTTTGGCGAGTTTGGTGCAGTGGGAAGCTTTAAAGGGGCGTGCAGTGTACCGCGTGTTGCTCATCCTGCCTTATGCGGTGCCGGCATTTATTTCAATTCTTATCTTCAAAGGGTTATTTAACCAGAGTTTCGGTGAAATCAATCTGGTGCTTAAAGCGTTGTTTGGCCTCAGTCCTGCGTGGTTTTCTGATCCGTTTCTGGCGCGGTCTATGGTGATTATCGTCAATACCTGGCTGGGTTTTCCATATATGATGATTTTGTGCATGGGTTTACTCAAAGCGATTCCGGATGATTTATATGAGGCCTCTGCGATTGATGGCGCCGGGCCTTTCTATAATTTTATGAAAATTACCGTCCCACTCATGATTAAACCCCTGACGCCACTTTTGATTGCCAGTTTTGCATTTAACTTCAATAACTTTGTGATGATTTATCTGCTGACTTCCGGTGGTCCGAATATGATCGGTACGAGTGAGCCGGCTGGCTATACAGATCTGTTAGTCAGTTATACCTACCGGATTGCATTTGAAGGTAGTGGTGGCAGGGACTTCGGGCTGGCGAGTGCCATTGCAACCCTGATCTTCTTACTCGTGGGTGCACTGGCACTGTTTAATCTGCGTTTTACCCGTTTGGAACAGGACTAA
- the malG gene encoding maltose ABC transporter permease MalG: MAMVQGKNQKYRIWATHIALWVFLSMIIFPLLMIVAISFREGNFATGSLIPENPSLEHWKLALGFSVTNADGSVTPPPFPVLLWLWNSVKIAGISSVFIVVLSTTSAYAFARMKFGGKSLILKAMMIFQMFPAVLALVALYTLFDKLGQYIPFLGLNTHGGLIFSYLGGIALHVWTIKGYFETIDHSLEEAAALDGATPWQAFRLVLLPLSVPILAVVFILSFIMVVGEVPVASLLLSDINKYTLAVGMQQYLYPQNYLWGDFAAAAVLSAVPITVVFLLAQRWLVGGLTAGGVKG; encoded by the coding sequence ATGGCAATGGTACAAGGTAAAAATCAGAAATACCGGATCTGGGCAACTCATATTGCACTGTGGGTTTTTCTGTCAATGATCATTTTTCCGCTGCTGATGATTGTGGCGATTTCTTTCCGGGAAGGGAATTTCGCAACCGGTAGTCTGATTCCGGAAAACCCTTCGCTGGAGCACTGGAAACTGGCCCTTGGTTTTTCAGTGACCAATGCGGATGGTTCGGTGACACCCCCACCTTTTCCTGTGTTGCTCTGGCTATGGAACTCGGTGAAAATTGCCGGAATTTCATCGGTGTTTATCGTTGTATTATCAACAACTTCCGCATATGCATTTGCCCGGATGAAATTTGGTGGTAAGAGTCTCATTCTCAAAGCGATGATGATATTTCAGATGTTTCCGGCAGTACTGGCGCTGGTCGCTTTATATACTTTATTTGATAAGCTCGGTCAGTATATTCCGTTTTTAGGCCTGAATACCCACGGCGGGCTGATTTTCTCCTACCTGGGCGGGATTGCCTTGCATGTCTGGACGATCAAAGGATATTTCGAGACAATCGATCATTCACTGGAAGAGGCGGCGGCTCTGGACGGTGCGACACCATGGCAGGCATTTCGTCTGGTCCTGCTGCCCTTGTCTGTCCCCATTCTTGCCGTCGTGTTTATTTTGTCATTTATTATGGTTGTTGGCGAAGTACCGGTCGCCTCACTGCTGTTATCTGATATTAATAAATATACGCTGGCCGTTGGGATGCAACAGTATCTTTATCCGCAAAACTATTTGTGGGGGGACTTTGCAGCCGCAGCTGTGCTTTCAGCGGTGCCGATCACGGTTGTTTTTCTGTTGGCTCAGCGATGGCTGGTTGGTGGCCTGACCGCAGGCGGTGTCAAAGGATAA
- a CDS encoding DNA/RNA non-specific endonuclease, producing MRNLQRHLAIACSMVSAAAYADNCLMECPAGVNNGKTITRSVYTLKNNATTKFADWVAYHVTTKTISGPTRKRNWKTDPSLADGNTLEPSDYKNAYATIHTDRGHQVPLASFSNTPDWAQLNFLSNITPQSSALNQGPWNKLENAVRQYVKSGHDVYVVSGPLYESYFASLPNTDKTHTIPSGYFKVIAEKSGSTVKASAFIMEQTAGRYDDYCDTEVTVNEAEQRSGIDFMPGLSVIDEPETEGTLGGLIAELGCS from the coding sequence ATGAGAAACTTGCAACGTCACCTGGCAATTGCCTGCAGCATGGTCAGTGCCGCAGCCTATGCTGATAATTGTTTAATGGAGTGTCCGGCCGGGGTCAATAACGGAAAAACAATTACCCGATCGGTTTATACACTGAAGAATAATGCAACGACTAAATTTGCCGATTGGGTCGCATATCATGTCACCACCAAGACCATCAGTGGGCCAACCCGGAAACGTAACTGGAAAACAGATCCTTCATTAGCTGATGGCAATACGCTGGAGCCATCTGACTATAAAAATGCATATGCGACGATTCATACCGATCGCGGACATCAGGTTCCACTGGCGTCATTCAGTAATACACCGGATTGGGCTCAGCTGAACTTCCTGTCGAATATTACACCGCAGTCTTCAGCGTTAAATCAGGGGCCGTGGAATAAACTTGAAAATGCCGTTCGGCAATATGTGAAATCAGGCCATGATGTGTATGTTGTCTCCGGGCCATTATATGAGAGCTATTTTGCTTCTTTGCCAAATACCGATAAAACTCATACGATTCCAAGTGGCTATTTTAAGGTGATTGCTGAAAAAAGCGGGAGTACAGTGAAAGCTTCTGCGTTTATTATGGAGCAAACTGCTGGTCGCTATGATGACTACTGTGATACTGAAGTTACCGTGAATGAAGCAGAACAAAGATCCGGTATTGATTTCATGCCCGGACTTTCTGTGATTGATGAGCCTGAAACAGAGGGCACTCTGGGCGGCTTGATAGCAGAGCTGGGCTGTTCCTGA
- a CDS encoding GNAT family N-acetyltransferase has translation MTLATFTEDDYDQLIGWIDSPELNYLWGGPSYKYPLTRRQIVRHCRQREVFPFLFRVNEQRAGFVELYQIAPRHYRICRVFIADDFRGQGLSKPMLLLLADRAKTDFDCLLLSLAVFGHNQVARRCYESLGFQITAVEKGTRSYGGELWDLVRMEKWLTESYR, from the coding sequence CTGACATTAGCAACATTTACCGAAGATGATTATGATCAATTGATTGGTTGGATCGATTCACCTGAACTGAATTATCTGTGGGGTGGGCCGTCATATAAATATCCGTTGACCCGGCGTCAGATCGTACGTCATTGCCGGCAACGGGAAGTCTTTCCTTTTCTGTTTCGGGTCAATGAACAACGTGCTGGTTTTGTTGAGCTGTATCAGATTGCTCCCCGGCATTACCGAATCTGCCGGGTATTTATTGCTGATGATTTTCGGGGACAGGGATTGTCAAAGCCGATGCTGTTGCTCCTGGCTGACAGAGCGAAGACAGACTTTGATTGTCTGTTGTTAAGTCTGGCTGTGTTTGGCCATAATCAGGTTGCCCGGCGTTGTTATGAATCACTTGGCTTTCAGATTACAGCGGTTGAGAAAGGGACCCGATCTTATGGGGGCGAACTATGGGACTTAGTCCGGATGGAAAAGTGGCTGACAGAATCTTATCGGTGA
- a CDS encoding GNAT family N-acetyltransferase — protein MEVSFLADYPQYAEQIAHWYFEQWGYLVPEITIGTVKENVLRKAQSRNDIPLIFVIHQQDKPIGAIELKYRENANHPDYEHWIGGVYVSPEFRGKGVAGHLLETAKKHARQLGLTKLYLQCEDDYIGLYRKYGFHALHRTNHGVMSTTVMLWNVCEEKNDKTAEHDDA, from the coding sequence ATGGAAGTTTCATTTTTAGCGGATTATCCGCAGTATGCTGAACAAATCGCGCACTGGTATTTTGAGCAATGGGGATATTTAGTCCCTGAAATCACGATAGGAACAGTGAAAGAAAATGTCTTGAGAAAAGCGCAGAGCCGAAATGATATTCCACTGATATTTGTGATTCATCAGCAAGACAAACCCATCGGGGCCATTGAACTGAAATATCGTGAGAATGCCAATCATCCGGATTATGAACACTGGATTGGTGGTGTATATGTTTCTCCGGAATTCAGGGGGAAAGGGGTCGCAGGGCACTTACTGGAAACGGCAAAAAAACATGCGAGACAACTCGGGCTGACAAAACTTTATCTTCAGTGTGAAGATGACTATATCGGGTTGTACCGTAAATACGGTTTTCATGCTCTGCACCGGACAAATCATGGTGTGATGTCTACAACAGTGATGCTGTGGAATGTATGCGAAGAAAAAAACGATAAAACAGCAGAGCACGATGATGCTTAA
- a CDS encoding sensor domain-containing diguanylate cyclase — protein sequence MMSPTFLKSYRKYISYFLLFGLVIAVVSSFASYFYFYNFSEKLVEQRIKFQFERAESASRFFIEDTKRKISSLSESQVAEQYATSPINQYLLKLEDSMLNIVRSSSNIYQLRYLDEYGDEIVKIEKIQRLDAEVSIKKTETRDLQNKYKRYYFQKTKGMHRGDYYISHLDLNNENGRIEVPYKPTLRVSTPVFDTKKNTFKGIVIANMDASYMLRILTKSSELDLYLADKEGFILSASEPDLNWSRYTRSGYTIRSELGQKYEHIRQNGDPSIQMFDMSGIFNNGEGLKLVAKPSEKLYSTLARDAIQSSFFTLLVVMLVAIPLGAYISYTPSKNAFELQRITKTNQLYANIIDQHVPIVDTDLEGYITRCNDAICTLSGYKRRELIGKHSSIFQTDEAQPKDFSVMWRELNDGRSWKGEFHNKSKSGQSFWVSSYIIPKYNDDGEKIGYISVSTDITDKKNLERYSEKDTLTGLFNRSKINRILDIEQQRTQRYSIPFTLLLIDVDHFKAINDNYGHLIGDEVLKEVSNLFRFNIRQTDYVGRWGGEEFIVVCPQTEIEEGKYVAEKLCTLIAQFDFEKVGQVTVSIGVSVFESGSGLSQVLDSADQNLYEAKESGRNRVVSDVDKYKVLHFPGHDQT from the coding sequence ATGATGTCCCCGACATTCTTAAAGAGCTACAGAAAGTACATTTCCTACTTTCTGTTATTTGGCTTGGTCATTGCTGTGGTTTCTTCTTTTGCCAGTTATTTTTACTTCTATAATTTTTCAGAAAAATTAGTCGAACAAAGAATTAAATTTCAGTTTGAGCGGGCAGAAAGTGCCTCACGCTTTTTTATAGAAGATACCAAAAGAAAAATCAGCTCTCTCTCTGAAAGTCAGGTTGCTGAACAATATGCAACATCACCAATCAATCAGTATTTACTCAAGCTGGAAGATTCGATGCTCAATATTGTTCGCTCAAGCTCGAACATTTATCAACTCAGATATCTGGATGAATATGGCGATGAAATTGTAAAAATTGAAAAAATCCAGCGGCTTGATGCTGAAGTGAGCATAAAGAAAACCGAAACCCGGGACCTGCAAAATAAATATAAACGTTACTACTTTCAAAAGACGAAAGGGATGCACCGCGGTGATTATTACATTTCACACTTAGATCTTAACAACGAAAACGGCAGAATTGAGGTTCCTTATAAACCAACACTCAGAGTTTCCACCCCGGTATTTGACACGAAAAAAAATACGTTCAAAGGCATCGTGATTGCAAATATGGATGCCTCCTATATGCTCAGGATTCTGACCAAATCAAGTGAACTTGATCTTTATCTGGCTGATAAAGAAGGGTTCATTTTAAGTGCATCCGAACCAGATTTAAACTGGTCAAGATATACCAGGTCAGGATACACCATCCGCAGTGAATTGGGACAGAAGTATGAACATATCCGGCAAAATGGCGATCCAAGCATACAAATGTTTGATATGTCTGGCATTTTTAACAATGGAGAAGGATTAAAGCTGGTTGCAAAACCTTCTGAGAAACTCTACAGCACGTTGGCCCGGGATGCGATTCAGTCCAGCTTTTTTACCTTATTGGTTGTCATGCTGGTTGCGATTCCGTTAGGTGCATATATTTCTTATACACCGTCGAAAAATGCTTTTGAACTACAGCGCATCACCAAAACCAATCAGCTTTATGCCAATATCATCGACCAGCATGTCCCGATTGTTGATACAGATCTGGAAGGCTATATTACCCGGTGTAATGATGCGATTTGTACACTGAGTGGCTACAAAAGAAGAGAACTCATCGGAAAACATTCATCCATATTCCAGACTGATGAAGCCCAGCCAAAAGATTTTTCAGTGATGTGGCGGGAATTAAATGACGGCCGGAGCTGGAAAGGAGAGTTTCACAACAAATCCAAATCCGGTCAAAGCTTCTGGGTCAGCAGTTATATCATTCCCAAATATAATGATGACGGCGAAAAAATTGGATATATCTCTGTTTCAACTGATATTACAGACAAAAAGAATCTGGAACGCTACTCAGAAAAAGATACCCTGACCGGCCTGTTTAACCGGTCAAAAATCAACCGGATTCTGGACATCGAGCAACAAAGAACACAAAGATACAGTATTCCTTTCACTCTGCTCCTGATTGACGTCGACCACTTTAAAGCAATCAATGATAACTACGGGCACCTGATTGGCGATGAAGTGTTAAAAGAAGTCTCAAACCTGTTCAGGTTTAATATCCGGCAAACTGACTATGTCGGCAGATGGGGCGGAGAAGAGTTTATTGTTGTCTGTCCCCAAACTGAAATTGAAGAAGGGAAGTACGTTGCAGAAAAGCTCTGCACTCTCATTGCTCAATTCGATTTTGAAAAAGTGGGGCAAGTGACTGTGAGCATCGGCGTATCCGTTTTCGAGTCAGGTTCGGGACTATCTCAGGTGCTTGATTCTGCCGACCAAAACCTTTACGAAGCCAAAGAAAGCGGCCGCAACCGGGTTGTCAGTGATGTGGATAAATATAAAGTACTTCACTTTCCCGGCCATGACCAAACATGA
- a CDS encoding SDR family oxidoreductase, whose product MKKTVIVTGGGRGIGAATSRLLGKEGYAVCVNYRSDKISAEAVVADIQAEGGTAFACQGDVSDENEVMALFDAAEQVLGPVTHLVNNAGILFEQTLLAEMSLARFNQVLLTNVTSCFLCCREFVQRISQAGAIVNVSSAAARTGAPFEYVDYAASKGAMDSLTKGLSLEVASKGIRVNTVRPGFIHTDMHADGGEPGRVARLSPQIPMQRGGEPEEVAEAIVWLLSEKASYVTGSSVDLAGGK is encoded by the coding sequence ATGAAGAAAACAGTCATTGTTACTGGTGGTGGCAGGGGAATTGGCGCGGCAACATCGCGGCTGCTCGGAAAAGAAGGATATGCCGTGTGTGTGAATTATCGATCAGACAAAATCAGTGCGGAGGCCGTGGTCGCTGATATTCAGGCTGAAGGAGGAACTGCCTTTGCCTGTCAGGGGGATGTGTCGGATGAAAATGAGGTCATGGCTTTATTTGATGCTGCTGAGCAGGTACTCGGGCCGGTGACGCATCTGGTGAATAACGCTGGTATTCTGTTTGAACAAACATTGCTGGCGGAGATGAGCCTTGCCCGTTTCAATCAGGTTTTACTGACAAATGTGACCAGTTGCTTTTTATGTTGCCGGGAGTTTGTGCAGCGGATTTCGCAGGCAGGCGCCATTGTGAATGTGTCTTCTGCTGCTGCAAGAACAGGCGCACCATTTGAATATGTCGATTATGCCGCCTCAAAGGGCGCCATGGATTCGCTGACCAAAGGTCTTTCACTGGAAGTCGCCTCAAAGGGAATCCGGGTGAATACTGTGCGTCCGGGATTTATCCACACTGACATGCATGCTGATGGCGGAGAGCCGGGTCGGGTGGCCCGTTTATCGCCACAAATTCCAATGCAACGCGGCGGGGAACCCGAAGAAGTTGCTGAAGCGATTGTATGGCTATTGTCTGAAAAGGCTTCTTATGTGACCGGATCGTCAGTAGATTTAGCCGGAGGTAAATAA
- a CDS encoding glutathione S-transferase family protein, whose amino-acid sequence MKLYGRKTSFNVQKVLWLLEELNLCYEHIECGGRFGGLDTVEFIRMNPMQKVPVLIDGDHVVWESHTILRYLAAEFGGEAWYSKCAYERSLSERWMDWGHLTFQQAFMDMFWGYYRKPAEKRDMAAVDEALARCMRCLAQLDRALAENEFIAGKTISLGDISTGAILYRLTSQGLEVPLPEHVARWYEQLKQRSGYQRWIMSDFTELKGREDF is encoded by the coding sequence ATGAAGTTATACGGCAGAAAAACGTCATTTAATGTACAGAAAGTACTGTGGCTGTTGGAAGAACTCAACCTGTGCTATGAGCATATTGAATGTGGGGGCAGGTTCGGGGGGCTGGACACTGTGGAATTTATCCGGATGAATCCGATGCAGAAAGTACCGGTTCTGATCGATGGCGACCATGTCGTGTGGGAATCCCATACCATTCTCAGGTATCTTGCCGCTGAATTTGGTGGTGAAGCATGGTATTCAAAATGTGCTTACGAGCGTTCGCTCTCTGAACGCTGGATGGACTGGGGACACCTGACTTTTCAACAGGCATTCATGGATATGTTTTGGGGATATTACCGGAAGCCGGCAGAGAAAAGAGACATGGCGGCCGTTGATGAGGCATTGGCGCGCTGTATGCGTTGTCTGGCGCAGTTGGATCGGGCACTGGCTGAAAACGAATTTATTGCAGGTAAAACAATCAGTCTCGGGGATATCAGCACCGGTGCAATCCTTTACCGGTTGACATCTCAGGGGCTGGAGGTGCCATTACCAGAACATGTGGCACGCTGGTATGAGCAGTTAAAACAACGTTCCGGCTATCAGCGGTGGATTATGAGTGATTTTACGGAGCTGAAAGGCCGGGAAGATTTCTGA
- a CDS encoding DEAD/DEAH box helicase, translated as MGFTSLGLSAPILRAIQEIGYDTPSPVQAQAIPAVLKGHDVMAAAQTGTGKTAGFTLPILERLTHGARVRSNHVRALILTPTRELAAQIQDNIETYSRHLSLSSTVVFGGVKINPQMQRLTKGADILVATPGRLLDLHQQNAVKFAQLEVLVLDEADRMLDMGFLRDVRKILKVLPAKRQNLLFSATFSQEIRDLAKGLVNNPVEISVNPANSTARTVEQCIYPADVKKKPPMLAKLIKEGNWQQVLVFTRTKHGANRLAAFLTNEKLAAAAIHGNKSQGARTKALADFKSGQLRVLVATDIAARGIDIPQLPQVVNFELPKVPQDYVHRIGRTGRAGETGKAISLVSAIEAPDLFAIERLTQQLLPRLALNGYQPTNPLPESKLDTRPIKPKKPKKPKKVKTTEGRKPDTAGQASSASSQKPKRRQPRRSDGTTATARSGQPSSNQHQGMHQGKTSGEGRSKQRKPSGKKPLNQQTHPSDAAGKTKPAGQRRRTRRPSGAAKTQ; from the coding sequence ATGGGTTTTACCTCGTTAGGTCTGTCTGCACCAATCCTTCGCGCCATACAGGAAATCGGCTACGACACACCTTCACCTGTTCAGGCGCAAGCCATTCCGGCCGTACTGAAAGGTCACGATGTGATGGCTGCTGCACAAACCGGCACGGGTAAAACCGCAGGCTTTACACTCCCTATACTGGAACGCCTGACTCACGGAGCCCGGGTTCGCAGCAACCACGTCCGGGCACTGATACTGACACCAACCCGCGAGCTGGCTGCACAAATTCAGGATAATATTGAGACTTACAGCCGTCATTTATCACTCAGCAGCACCGTGGTGTTTGGTGGCGTCAAAATCAATCCACAGATGCAGCGTCTGACAAAAGGTGCCGATATTCTGGTCGCGACACCGGGACGGTTGCTGGATTTACATCAGCAGAATGCGGTGAAGTTCGCACAACTGGAAGTTCTGGTTCTGGATGAAGCAGACCGGATGCTGGATATGGGCTTTTTGCGTGATGTCCGTAAAATTCTGAAAGTTCTCCCGGCAAAACGTCAGAACCTGCTGTTCTCCGCCACATTTTCTCAGGAAATTCGTGACTTAGCGAAGGGACTGGTCAATAACCCGGTTGAAATTTCGGTTAACCCGGCAAATTCTACCGCCCGGACTGTTGAACAGTGTATTTATCCGGCGGACGTCAAGAAAAAACCGCCCATGCTGGCGAAACTGATCAAAGAAGGAAACTGGCAACAGGTGCTGGTATTTACCCGGACCAAGCATGGAGCCAACCGCCTGGCTGCGTTTTTGACCAATGAGAAACTGGCAGCAGCGGCTATTCACGGGAACAAAAGTCAGGGCGCGCGGACAAAAGCACTGGCTGATTTTAAATCCGGTCAGCTGCGTGTACTGGTTGCCACAGATATTGCAGCCCGCGGGATCGATATTCCGCAACTACCTCAGGTCGTGAACTTTGAACTGCCGAAAGTGCCGCAGGATTATGTCCACCGGATCGGCCGGACAGGGCGGGCCGGAGAAACAGGGAAAGCAATTTCACTGGTTTCAGCCATTGAAGCGCCGGATCTGTTTGCGATCGAACGCCTGACACAACAATTGCTGCCACGCCTGGCACTCAATGGTTACCAGCCAACCAATCCACTGCCGGAATCAAAGCTGGACACGCGCCCGATCAAGCCGAAAAAGCCCAAAAAGCCGAAGAAAGTAAAAACAACTGAAGGCCGGAAACCGGATACCGCCGGGCAAGCGTCTTCAGCTTCATCTCAAAAACCAAAACGCCGTCAACCCCGCCGGTCAGATGGAACAACGGCAACAGCCAGATCTGGCCAACCCAGCTCTAATCAACATCAGGGAATGCACCAGGGAAAGACATCCGGCGAAGGCCGTTCAAAGCAGAGGAAACCTTCGGGCAAGAAGCCCCTGAATCAGCAAACACACCCTTCAGATGCCGCAGGAAAAACCAAGCCAGCCGGACAGCGCCGCAGAACACGTCGGCCATCAGGTGCAGCGAAGACACAATAA